CCGTCTCGAGCGGACGGGGCTCGTCACGTCGGCGATCGGTGCCTCCACGCCGGCGCGCGGCGGACGCGCGAAGCGCTACTTCCGGGTGACCGGGCGCGGCGTGCAAGCCGTCAAGGCCACGCAGCAGGCGCTTGTGGCGCTCTGGCGCGGCTTGCCCCAATTGAAGGAGACACTCCCATGAAATCCCGCACTCCACCGCGACTGGCGCTGGCGCTGCTCGAGCGTTTCGCACCCGACAGCGAGCCACTGGCCGGGGACCTCGTCGAGC
This genomic window from Vicinamibacterales bacterium contains:
- a CDS encoding helix-turn-helix transcriptional regulator, translating into MSRQLLTDFELMILLAMLRGGEEAYGVQIAKEIEVTAGRRVLLGAVYAALDRLERTGLVTSAIGASTPARGGRAKRYFRVTGRGVQAVKATQQALVALWRGLPQLKETLP